Genomic window (Streptomyces liliiviolaceus):
GGCCTCGTACAGCTCGGCCTCGCGCTCGGGCGTGAGCCGGCTGCGACGCGTCGTTGCTGTCTCAGCCATCCCATTCACCGCTTCCGCTCGAACGAAACTGTCTCGTACTCCTTTGAAGATACCCTGCGCGTCAACGAAACGAAACCGTTTCGTACGTGTGGTGGGTCACGCGTCCGTCCGGAACCACGAGTTGCCGGGCCCCGCCCACCGGAAAAGCATGGGTGGGTGAGCGACGAGAGCGAGAACGGGACCCGGTACGGGGATGAAGAAGCGGCCGGGGCCGGAGCCGGGGCGGGCGGTGGCTCCGGCTCCTATCTGCGGTTCCCGCATCTCAGCGGGGACCGGCTCTGCTTCGTCGCCGAGGACGATCTCTGGGTGGCGCCCCTCGACGGGCCCGGCCGTGCCTGGCGGGTGACCGTCGACCGGACCAAGGTCAGCCACCCGCGCTTCTCCCCCGACGGGCGGCATCTCGCGTACACGTCCTGGCGCAGTCTCGTGCCGGAGATCCAGCTGGCCCCGGTCGACGGCGGTCCGGCCCGGCGGCTCACCTACTGGGGCAACGCCGACACCCAGGTCTGCGGCTGGTCGCCCCCCGACGCGGAGGGCACCTGCGAGATCCTCGCCGTCGCCTCGCACGGTGAGCCCTTCTCCTACTTCACCTGGGCCTACAGCGTGCCGGTCGACGGCGGCCCCGGCCGCAAGCTCCCGTGGGGCCCGGTCTCCGACATCGCGGTCGCGGACTTCGACGGCGAGCGCAGGACGCTGCTCCTCACCGGTACGCCCCCGCACGAGCCCGCCGCCTGGAAGCGCTACCGCGGCGGCGCCACCGGGCGGCTCTGGCTGCACGGGCAGCGTCTCCTCGCCGACCTGGACGGGCATCTGGACTCGCCGATGTTCGTCGGCGACCGGATCGCCTTCCTCTCCGACCACGAGGGCGTCGGCAATCTGTACTCGTGCCTGCACGACGGCTCCGGGCTGCGGCGCCACACCGACCACGACGCCTTCTACGCCCGGCACGCGTCCAGCGACGGCGACCGGGTCGTCTACCAGTGCGCGGGTCAGGTGTGGATCGTCGACGACCTGGCCGCGGACGCCCGGCCCCGCCGCCTCGACGTACGGCTCGGCGGGCCGCGCGCGGGCCGCCGCCCCTACCAGGTGCCGGCCGCCCAGCACGTCGACGGGATCTCCGTGGACGAGACGGGCCGGGCCGGCGCGGTCGTCGTCCGCGGCAGCCTGTACTGGCTCACGCACCGCGACGGCCCGGCCCGCACCATCGCCGACACCCCGGGCGTCCGCGTCCGGCTGCCCGAGATGCTCGGCTCCGGCGGGCAGGTGGCGTACGTGACGGACGCGGAGGGCGAGGACGCCGTCGAGATCGCGTACCTGCCCCGCGCGACGGGCGCGCGCGAGCCCCGCCGGCTGGCCGCGGGGGAACTGGGCCGCGTCCTGGAACTCGTCTCCGACCCGAAGGGCGAACGGCTGGCGATCGCCTCGCACGACGGCCGACTGCTGCTGCTCACCGTGGGCGAGAACGACGAGGGGAGCGAGGAGGACGAGGGGGCGGTCACGGAGCTCGTGCGGTCCGTCAACGGGCCCGTGCGCGACCTCGCCTTCTCCCCCGACGGGACCTGGCTGACCTGGTCCCATCCGGGAATCGGCCGCACGCTCCGCCAGATCAAGCTGGCGCGGATCGACGGGCCGGGCGCCCGCACGGTCGTCGACGTCACCAACGGCCGCTTCGAGGACGAGAACCCGGTCTTCACCCGCGACGGCCGCTTCCTCGCCTTCCTCTCCTGGCGCGGCTTCGACCCGGTGTACGACGTCCACACCGGCGACCTCTCCTTCCCGCTGGGCTGCCGCCCGTACCTCGTACCGCTGTCCTCGGCGACCCCGTCCCCGTTCGCGCTGACCCCCGAGGGCCGTCCGGCGGCCGGCGGTCTGGACGAGGAGGGGGGTGGGGACGGGGGTGCGGGGGCCGGCACGGTGACCGTCGAGACCGAGGGGCTGGAGAGCCGGGTGACGCCGTTCCCGGTCACGGCCTCCAAGTACTCGGCGCTGTACCCGGTCGCGGGCGGCGGGCTCGTCTGGCTGCGCTGGCCGATCTCGGGGGCGCTCGGCGAGACGTTCGCGAACCCGGACGACACCAGCGGCCGGCCGACCCTGGAGCACTTCAACCTCTCCAAGGCGAAGAAGTCCGAACTCGTCGACCATCTCGACTGGTTCGCGCCCAGCGGCGACGGCAGCCGGCTCGTCGTGGTCGACGAGGGAGAACTGCGGGCCGTCCCGTCCACCGAGCCGGGTGACGGCGACTCGACCGTCTGGATCGATCTGCGCCGCATCCTGCACGAGGTCGACCCGGCCGCGGAATGGCGGCAGGCGTACGCCGAGGCGGGCCGCCTCATCCACGCGTACTTCTGGGAACCGGGCATGTGCGGCATCGACTGGCCGGGCGTGCTGGACCAGTACCGTCCGCTGGTCGAACGGGTCGCGTCCCCCGACGAGTTCGCGGACCTGCTCCGCGAGGTGCTGGGCGAACTGGGCACCTCGCACGCGTACGTGGTCGCCGCGCGCCGCAACGAGGGGCCGCCGCACTATCAGCGGCCCCAGGGCCTGCTGGGCGCCAACTTCGCCTGCAGGGAGGGCAATTGGTTGCTCAAACGCATCCTGCCCGGCGACTCCTCCGACTCCAAGGCGCGTTCCCCGCTGGCCGGTACGGGCATCCGCGAGGGCGCGCGGCTGACGCATGTGGACGGGCGGCCGGTGGACCCGGTCACCGGTCCGTTCCCGCTGCTCGCGGGGGCGGGCGGTACGACGGTGGAGCTGACGTTCACCCCGGCGGAGGGCTCGGGGAGCGTGGGAAGCTCGGGGGGCGCGGGAGGCTCGGAGGGCTCGGGGTGTTCGCGCCGGGTGGCGGTGGTCCCCCTCGTCGACGAGCGGCCGCTGCGCTACCAGGACTGGGTGGCGAAACGGCGTGCCGTGGTACGGGAGTTGAGTGGCGGCCGGTGCGGTTACCTGCACATCCCCGACATGGGCGGCTCGGGCTGGGCCCAGTTCAACCGCGATCTGCGCATGGAGGTGTCACGGCCCGCGCTCATCGTCGACGTACGCGGCAACGCGGGCGGCCACATCAGCGAACTGGTCATCGAGAAGCTCACCCGTACGATCATGGGCTGGGACCTGACCCGTAACGCGCAGCCGGTGTCGTACACGTCCAACGCCCCGCGCGGGCCCGTGGTCGCCCTCGCCGACGAGATGACCTCCTCGGACGGGGACATGATCACGGCGGCCTTCAAACTGCTGAAACTGGGGCCGGTGGTGGGGCTGCGCACGTGGGGCGGGGTGGTCGGGATGACCGGGCGCCATGAGCTGGGGGACGGGTCGGTCATCACGGTTCCGATGAACGCGGCGTGGTTCGACGCGTACGGGTGGTCCGTGGAGAACCACGGGGTCTGTCCTGATCTGGAGGTGCTGCGGACTCCGCTGGACTGGGCGGAGGGGCGGCATGCGCAGTTGGACGACGCGGTGCGGTTGGCGTTGGACCTCCTGGCCCTGCATCCGGCGGCCACGCCGCCGCCGTACACGGACCTTCCCGACAGGTCCCGGCCGCGCCTGCCGCCCCGACCCTGACC
Coding sequences:
- a CDS encoding S41 family peptidase; its protein translation is MRFPHLSGDRLCFVAEDDLWVAPLDGPGRAWRVTVDRTKVSHPRFSPDGRHLAYTSWRSLVPEIQLAPVDGGPARRLTYWGNADTQVCGWSPPDAEGTCEILAVASHGEPFSYFTWAYSVPVDGGPGRKLPWGPVSDIAVADFDGERRTLLLTGTPPHEPAAWKRYRGGATGRLWLHGQRLLADLDGHLDSPMFVGDRIAFLSDHEGVGNLYSCLHDGSGLRRHTDHDAFYARHASSDGDRVVYQCAGQVWIVDDLAADARPRRLDVRLGGPRAGRRPYQVPAAQHVDGISVDETGRAGAVVVRGSLYWLTHRDGPARTIADTPGVRVRLPEMLGSGGQVAYVTDAEGEDAVEIAYLPRATGAREPRRLAAGELGRVLELVSDPKGERLAIASHDGRLLLLTVGENDEGSEEDEGAVTELVRSVNGPVRDLAFSPDGTWLTWSHPGIGRTLRQIKLARIDGPGARTVVDVTNGRFEDENPVFTRDGRFLAFLSWRGFDPVYDVHTGDLSFPLGCRPYLVPLSSATPSPFALTPEGRPAAGGLDEEGGGDGGAGAGTVTVETEGLESRVTPFPVTASKYSALYPVAGGGLVWLRWPISGALGETFANPDDTSGRPTLEHFNLSKAKKSELVDHLDWFAPSGDGSRLVVVDEGELRAVPSTEPGDGDSTVWIDLRRILHEVDPAAEWRQAYAEAGRLIHAYFWEPGMCGIDWPGVLDQYRPLVERVASPDEFADLLREVLGELGTSHAYVVAARRNEGPPHYQRPQGLLGANFACREGNWLLKRILPGDSSDSKARSPLAGTGIREGARLTHVDGRPVDPVTGPFPLLAGAGGTTVELTFTPAEGSGSVGSSGGAGGSEGSGCSRRVAVVPLVDERPLRYQDWVAKRRAVVRELSGGRCGYLHIPDMGGSGWAQFNRDLRMEVSRPALIVDVRGNAGGHISELVIEKLTRTIMGWDLTRNAQPVSYTSNAPRGPVVALADEMTSSDGDMITAAFKLLKLGPVVGLRTWGGVVGMTGRHELGDGSVITVPMNAAWFDAYGWSVENHGVCPDLEVLRTPLDWAEGRHAQLDDAVRLALDLLALHPAATPPPYTDLPDRSRPRLPPRP